In Planctomycetaceae bacterium, the sequence CCCAGCTTGGTCAGGCCCAGGATGTTGCTGCGGGCCACGCGCGAGTGGGCGATATCGCCCACCAGCGCCACCTTGAGCCCCTCGATGCCTCCGAGGCGCTGGCGCATGGTAAAGATGTCCAGCAAGCCCTGCGTGGGGTGCTCGTGCGATCCGTCCCCGGCGTTGACCACCGACGCCTGAAGATTGCTCGCCAGCAGGTGCGGCGCGCCGGACTGACCGTGGCGGATCACAAAAATGTCCACGCCCATGGCCGCCACGTTGCGGGCGGTATCGAGCGTCGTCTCGCCCTTGGTCACGCTGGAGCCCTTGGAGGTGAACAGCAGCGTGTCCGCCGAGAGGCGGCTGGCGGCCAGTTCGAAGCTCATCCGCGTGCGGGTGGAGTCTTCGAAGAACATCAGGGCGACGACCTTGCCTCGCAAGGCGGGCACTTTCTTGATCGAGCGGGTGGAGACTTCCTTGAAGGTCTCTGCCGTGTCCAGGATGTGCGTGATCTCGGCGGGCGAAAGTTCGTCCAGACCCAGCAGGTCTTTGCGACGCCAGACCAGCGCCTCGGGGGCAGGTTCGGCGGCGGCCTGTGCCGGGACCGATTTAGTCTTTCTTGATGATGTAGACAGCTTCTTCGCCATCGTTTTCTTCCAGTCGGACCTGTACGCGGTCCTGGGGGGCCGCCTTGATGGTTTTTCCGACGAAATCGGCCGCGATGGGCAACTCGCGCCCGCCGCGGTCGATCAAGACCGCCAGGCGGACGACGCTGGGGCGTCCGAAATCGTGCAGGGCGTCCAGCGCCGCGCGGATGCTCCGACCGGTCTGCAGCACGTCGTCGACCAGCAGCGTCCAGGCGTTGTCGAGGTCGAAGTTGATCTCGGTGGCCTTGACCAGCGGGGCCCCGCGGCTGCGGGACAGATCGTCGCGATAGAAGGTGATGTCCAGCACGCCGTGCTCGACCGTGCGCCCCTGGGCGCGCAGAAACTCGACGATCCGTGCGGCCAGCGTCTCGCCGCGCGTGCGGATGCCGACAACGGCAATGGGGCGGTCGGCGGGCAATTGGTCGACGACGGCCTCAAATAGACGTTTGACCGCGGTCTGGACTTGAACGGCGTTGAGGATCTTTTTCATAGGTCGCAATCGCCTGTCGCAGGGGGATGATACAGTCCTCTGCCGGAGAAGAAAACAAAAAACCGAGGACGAGGACCACGGATTGATGCACCCGGAGGATTGCCGTGTTACGCGAGGCGAGTACAATAAAGGCTTGATGAGGACCTATCGACCTGAAAGCTTGCTTCTTATTGCGGCTGCACGGCATGTGCTTGATGTTGCGTCGAGTGACTACCTTAAGCAGGCCGCCAATGATGCTCTGGCGGGTGGAATATATTCCCCGGCTCTGACAGAAGTCGCGATGGTTCCTGCCCCCATCATGTCCGAGATCGGTCCCCAATTCCGGCAAGCTTTGCAGGAACTTGGCTTGCCGATCCCTGACAGAGAGGCTGCCCTTTGGCATATTGCGGCATATCACGCTCAGCGGATTGCAGACGGCGAAGTTTCCCCGCGTGTTGGGATGCGGGCCATAAGGGACGAGGTGGAGTACCCGGGCCGTCTCTATGAGCGGTCGCGGGAATTCTTTGGCGATTCCCACGACCTCCACGTCCTCTATGGAATGTACTATGGCTACGACGACCTCGCCGAACGCCCGGATGAAGTATCTTTTGAGGGCAAGTATGGAAGCGAAGCGATAGCGGCTTTGGACGCTGCTGTAGTTGCCGAGGCGAAGGCTTGGCTATTGCGCCATAGTGACATTACACTTTGATTAAGCAAGTTGGGTCGTTGTCGAAAACGGGGACATCATTGGTGGTCAGTCTTTGTCTTGGACCGGCGCGCCTCGATCATAGAACAACGTCGGCAAGGACGCGATCAGCGCCTCGGGGCGGTATAGACTTTCGGTTTCGCCGCGGCAGTTGTACCAGCATTCGGTGCAGGGGTTATTTTCCGACGCGCGGCGGAGGCGGTCCATGATGACTTGCGGATGATCGGTATAGAGATTGCCCACCGGATCGTGCCGTCGTTCGACGCAGATCGCCACCTCGCCGGTGGCGTCGATGTTGAAGAACGCCCGCCCGGCCCGGCAGTCGGGCACGCCGCCGCGCAGGAAGCGGTCGAACTGGCCGAGGTACCAGGGATTGGACAGGAAGTTCGGGCACGTCTTGCGGAGGTTGACGAGGTATTGCGAGACCGGTCCGTCGTCGTGGGCGTGAGACCGCGAGCCGGTCTTGAGGTGCCCGTACGGCTGGACCATGAAATAGGCGTTTCGCCTCGCGGCCATCTCGATCAGCGGGGCGATGTCGTCGAGGTTGTCCTGCATGAGCACGGCGATGACGTTGACCCGCTGCCACTTGTGGCGCCGGGCCTTGCTGAACATCTCGACCGCCCGCCAGGCCTGCTCCCAGGCGCCCGGGGCGTGGCGGGCCTTGTCGTGGCGGGCGGGGTCGGCGTAGTCGATGCTGATCGAGACGCCCCAGAGCCCCGCGGCCATCAGGGCATCGGCCACGGCGGCCGTGGCCAGCCATCCATTGGTGGTGACAAAGGGGAAGTGGTAACGCCCGACGGCCCGGACGATCTCGGGCAGGTCGTGTCGCAGGAGCGGTTCGCCGCCGGCCAGCGATACCAGCAGGGAGCCCCAGCGGGCGAGTTTGGCGCTTCCGGTTTCGTAGTCGCTGACGGGGTGTTCGGCGGCCAGGCCTGCCGGGTCGTGCCAGTAGCTGCAGAAGCGGCAGCGGAAATTGCATCGGTAGGTGACCTGCCAGGCGCACCAGACGGGGTGCCTGGAACTCCAGGCACGAAATAATCTCAGTTTTTTTCCAAGGGGGCTGACCATTTTCCGGCAGGAAGCATCTCCGCAAGAGGCCGCTGCAGCGTAACTTTAGTGAGGCCGGGGGTGCAAAAGCAAGATCGATCAGATAAAGGCGGAAAGACTCATGTCGCCGCGGTTGCCGGCCGATCCTATAATAGGATAGAACAAGCTCCGCTGCCCCCGAAGATGGTTAACGCAAGTCAACATAAAGCGGCAAGCGGACACGCTCAGACGCCGTAAGCGACGCCTGAGCGTTTTTTAGGGGATCCAATTAGCCGCTGAGGTCGCTGAGGTCGCTGAGGGAAGAAGTTGTTTTGTATTTTCTCATCCTCAGCGTCCTCAGCGACCTCTGCGGCTTAATCTATCACCGGCAGTGAGAAACGAATTGCTTTGTCATTTGGTGCTTCTGCCGCTTCCCCCTGACTAAGGCATACCCATTACCACATTTTGTTATTGCTGATTGACTCCACTGTCCGCCAGTCGTACGATTGCTAGATTGGTTAGCAGGCGTCAGTTTATGAACGAACACAGGCATCCGGTTTGGCGCTACGGTCCGGTGGGCCTGGAGTTCGGCGTGACGGTTGCGGGTTGTGCTTTGCTGGGCGTATGGGTGGATCGGCGACTGAACTGGGCTCCGACGGCTACGATCGTGTTGACGATTGTGGGTTTCGCCGGCGGGCTTTGGCGGTTACTGAGGCAGGTGAAGAGCCTGTCGGACGACCATGACAGGAAGTCGACCTGAAACAGGCGGCGGCGGGCGCTACGGCGGGGGCACGGTAGCGGCCCTGCTGCGTTGGGTGGTTTCGCCGGTGGTGAGCGTGGGGGCGGTTGGCGCATACCCGACCTGGCTGCTCGGCGGCGCTTCGGCGCTGGAAGCCGAGGGCGTTGCCGGAGCGATCGTGCTGGCGGCGATGCTGGCCAGCGGGCTGGTGATATCGGTGCTTCTGCGGGCGTCGCTGGCGACGGCGATGATGGGGGTGCTGGCGCTGGGCATGGCGCGGATGATCGTGTGCCTGCTGGCGGCTATAGCGGCGTACTGGTGGACGGAACTTCCGCTGCGTTCGCTGGCACTGTGGATGGGAGGGTTCTATGGCGTCGCTCTGGCCGGAGAGACGACCTGGTTGTATCGGACGATGAAACGCCTTTGGCCGGCCAAGGCGCCCCAGCCCTCGGCGGGCAACGCGAGGAAGAGTTAGATAACCATCGATGTTAGCGGAAACCGACATTGTCAGCCATATGATCGACCACCCTTGGCCGCACGGGCAAGTGACCCTGGGGCCGCTGACGCTGACGCTGATGTCCAGCGGAATAGCGACGATGATCCTGGTGGCGGTTCTGCTGTCGATCGTGGTTCCGGTGCTGGTCCGGCGCAGGGCGGAAACGCCTCATGGCGGATACAACTTTGTTGAAGCGATCGTGGTGTTCGTCCGGGACATGATCGCCCGCCCGGCGCTGGGAGACCGCGCGTATCGCTATCTGCCTCTGCTGCTGACGCTGTTCGTGTTCATCCTGGGGCTGAACCTGATCGGCCTGGTGCCCATTTCATCCCTGCTGCGGATGGCGGGTCTGGATGCTCATCTTCTGGGCGGTCCGACCACCAGCGTACCGGCGATCACGGGCGCCCTTGCGATGGTCTCGCTGGCGGCGATCCTGATCGGCGGGTTGTGGGAATCGGCCCATCGCCAGCATCTGGCCCGCGGATGGCCGGTGTGGCTGTGCGTGGCAATGTCGCCGCTGCTGTGGGCGTGGAGTATTACGCCCAAAGTCCCGGGAGTGGCCGGCGTGATGCTGGCGCCGCTACTGATGGTTCTGGAAGTGCTCGGGGCGCTGGTGAAGGTCTTTGCCCTGATGATTCGCCTGTTCGCCAACATGTTGTCCGGTCACACCATGATCGCCATCCTGGTTATGCTGGGTCTGCAGGCGCTCGATAACGCCTTGCGCGAGAACCTGGCGATGGTGCCGTTGAGCGTGCTGCCGATTCTCGGCGGCGTGCTGATCAACCTGTTGGACGTGCTGGTGGCGGTGCTTCAGGCGTATATCTTCACCTTTCTCTCTGCAATTTACCTAGGATTATATGCGGGGGGTGGCCATTGAAACATTCGAGTCCATCCCCTTTTAGGAGACCGTCGATGATGCGTGTACTGTTAATTTCATCAGGTATTTGTCTGGTCTTGGGCAGCGCCCTATACGCTCAAGAGGCCCCGCAGACCGCCCCGGCGGCGACTGCGGAAAAGGCTGACGCCAAGCCTAATACGGCTGAGGGCGTTGCGTTTCTGGGCGCCTGCCTGGGTGCTGCGCTGGCTGCCGTCGGCGCGGGGTTGGGCATTGGAAAGATTGGGGCCTCCTGCATGGATGCCATCGCCCGCCAGCCCGAGGCGGGCAGTTCGCTGTTCGCTCCGATGGTGGTGGCGGCGGCGATGGTCGAGGGCCTGGGGCTCTTTGCCATCGTGGTGTGCCTGATCGCACTGGTGACCAAGTAAACCGGCGCGGCGACATGGCTTCGACGTGCAGGATGATGACGTTTGTCGCGGCCCTGCTGTGGGCGGGTGCATGCTGCGCCGACGGGCCGCCTTTGCCGACGGCGCAGGCGCCCGGAGCGGGCGCCGGCGGCGCGCCGGCGGAACGTGGCCCCACGCAGTTCACCCCCGGCGACCTGGGGCAATCGATCGCTTCGCTGCTGATCTTCGCCGGGCTGATGGCGATTCTGGGCAAATATGCCTGGAAGCCCATCGTCAAGCAACTTCAGACGCGCGAGGAACTCATCGCCCAGCGCGTGCGCCGGGCCGAGGAAGCCAAGACCAACGCCGAGGCGTTCCTGGAAACCAGCCGCGCCGGCGTCGAAAAGGCCCGTAGCGAGGCCCATGCCCTGGTGGCCCAGGCCCGCAAGGAATCCGAAGACCTGCGCGACTGCATCCTCCACCAGGCGCGCGACGAAGCCGACACCGTCGCTGAAAATGCCCGCCGCGACGTCGAGACCGCCCGCCGAGACGCCATGGCCCAACTGCAGGTGACCACCGCGGAATTGGCCGGCGAAATTGCCGCCGAGGCCCTCAAACGGCAGATCGATCCTCAGCAGCAGCAGCGGCTGGTTGAGGAATCGCTCAAGATCATTCGCACTGCCGCCGGAGAACAGTGATGTCCGCCGCCTCGCGTGATATGTCCGCCGACGCCCAGACCCGGACCCGCCGCTGCGCCGATGCGCTGCTGGATATTCTCGGCGCCGACGGCCCCGCCGACCGCCTGCTCCAGGAACTCCAGTCGCTCGATGCCCTCCAGGAGGAAGTGGCGGCCATGGAGGAACTCCTGATCGGCCAGAACCTCACCGAGCAGCGGCGCCAGGAGTTGATCGCCGCGATGTTCGCCAGCCGCAAGCAGCGGTTCGAGTCGCCTCGAGGCAGTCTGACGATGCTGCGGAGCCTCGGTCAGGAACTTGCCCAGGCGGTCGAGTGGCGGCGTCACAAGCTTCCGGTGACGCTGATCACGGCCGTGCCACTGACCGACGAGCAGGTCGAGGACGTCTCCACTCAGCTTCAAACCGCCTTGGGCGCGGAGCTCAGGCTTACCGCGTCCGTCGACGCCTCGATCGTCGGCGGGGCGGTGGTAAAAGTGGGCCAGAGCGTCTACGACGCGTCGGTGGCAGGGCGCCTGCGCCGCGTGCGGGACGAATTGAAGGCCCGGCTTTCGAACCGGCGAGGGGGCGAGCAAACCAAAGAGGGTGGGCAGTGAGAGGCCGACATGAAGTTTGACATCAGTGAAATCGCCGGGATGATTCGCCAGGAGATCGCCGCCTCGCGCGACGCGCTGGACGTCTCGCGCATCGGGCGGGTAGTCGAAGTGGGCGACGGGATCGCCCGCATCGTCGGTCTGCCCGACGCCATGGCCGGCGAGATGCTCGAGTTCGAGAACGGCCGCATGGGGCAGGTCTTCAACCTCGAAGACCGCATCGTCGGCGGCGTGGTGTACGGCTCCAGCGAAGATATCCGCTCGGGCATGTCGGTGCGAACGACGGGGCGCCTGCTCCAACTGCCCGCCGGACCGGAAATGCTCGGGCGCGTCATCAGCCCGTTGGGCGAGCCCATCGACGGGAAAGGACCCATCAAGACCAGCCAGACCCGCCCGCTGGAAGTCATCGCCCCCGGCATCGCCGAGCGCCAGAGCGTCACCGAGCCGCTGTCGACGGGGATCAAGGCCGTCGACGCGATGATCCCCATCGGGCGCGGTCAGCGCGAGCTGATCATCGGCGACCGCAAGACCGGCAAGACGGCCATCGCCGTCGACACGATCATCAACCAGAAAGACACCGGCGTCATCTGCGTCTACGTGGCGGTGGGGCAGAAGGAATCGACCGTCGCCGGCGTGGTGGAAGTGCTCCGCCGGGCCGGGGCGATGGAGCATACCGTCGTCGTCATCGCCTCCAGCAGCGAGGCGGCGCCGCTGCAATATATCGCTCCCTACGCCGGGTGCGCCATCGCCGAGTATTTCATGTACGCCCACGGCGCCGCCACGCTGGTCGTCTACGACGACCTGTCCAAGCAGGCCGCCGCCTACCGCCAGATCTCCCTGCTCCTGCGACGCCCGCCCGGACGCGAGGCCTACCCCGGAGATGTGTTCTATCTCCACAGCCGCCTGCTCGAACGAGCCTGCAAACTCGCCGAGCATTATGTGATTGTTCCCAAAGACGCCGACGAGCAGGCCCTGGCCGAGGCGGGCAAGGCCGCGCCCGATCAATACGTCGGCGTGCTGGGAATGACCAAGGCCAAGGAAGACCTCGCCGCCGCGGGGCACAACGAGACGCACGATATCCGCATGATTCCCGGCACGGGCGGGTCGATGACGGCCTTGCCTATCTGCGAAACCCAGGAAGGCGAAGTTTCCGCCTACATCCCGACGAACCTGATCTCGATCACTGACGGGCAGATCTACCTCGAACCGGCGCTGTTCTTCTCGGGCATCCGCCCGGCGATCAACGTGGGCATCTCGGTTAGCCGCGTGGGGTTCAAAGCCGCCTGGCCGGCGATGAAGCGCGTGGCCGCCAGCCTGCGCCTGGACCTGGCGGCGTATCGCGAGCTGGCGACGTTCGCCCAGCTCGGGATGGACCTGGATGCGGCCAGTCAGTCCAGCCTCGACCGCGGGCAGCGCCTGATCCGCCTGCTGACGCAGCCGCAATATCAGCCGATGCCGCCGACGGACCAGGTGATCTCGATCTTCGCCGGGACGCGCGGGCACCTGGACAGCCTGACGCCCGAGGAAGTGCCCGATTTCGAGCGCGGGCTGCTGCAGTACATCCCCGCCCAGGACAGCGACCTCTACGAGCAGATCCGGTGCGAGCACACGCTGGACAAGACCGCCGAGAAGCGACTGGCCCGCCTGATCGAGGAATATAAACAGACGCAGTACCGCAGCGCCGGTCCCGATGGCGGGAAGGAAGCATAACCGCCGTGGCCAAGTCCCGCGAAATCCTGAAGCGGCGCCGCGCGGTAGGGAACATCCGCACCGTGACGCGGGCGATGGAGATGGTCGCCTCGTCGCGCTATTCCAAAGCCCACGCGCGGGCGCTGGCGTCGCAGCCGCACACCGCCGCCCTGGTGCAACTGGTCAGCGACGTCGCCGACAGCGGCGGTTTCGAGGGCGAGCAGCACCCGCTGCTGACCCATAACAAGGGCGTCTCGCTGCGGGCGCTGCTGGTGATCGCTTCCAGCCGGGGGCTGTGCGGCCCGTACAACAACCTGGTGCTGCGCGAAGCCATGCGGTGCTATCGCCGCATGCAGGAGCAAGGGCAGGTCGAACTGCACGTGGTGGGGCGGCGGGGCGTCAACCATTTCCGGGCCGTCGGCATCACGATCGATCGCGTGCATCCGGACCTGGGCGACTTTCCCGAATACGCCCAGGTCGGGCGGCTGGCCGAGCAGTTCATGAACCAGTATCGCCAGGGCCGCATCGCGGGGTTGGAAGTGGCCTTCATGCAATATCACTCTGCCGCGCGGCAGCGCGCGATGTGTATCCAGCTTCTGCCCATGACGGAGCATCCCCAGGGCGCTGCCTCGCCCAAGAAGCACGACGCCTACGAGTTCACGCCCTCGCGCGAGGAAGTCGTGCGACACCTGCTGCCGGCGACGCTGCGCATGCAGATGTACCAGTGCTTTCTCGACGCGGCCGTCAGCGAGCAGATCTCCCGCATGCGGGCGATGCGCAACGCCGTCGAGAACGCCGACGAGATGCTTCACCAACTGACCGTGCGATACAACCGCGCCCGCCAGCAGCAGATCACGACCGAACTGGCCGAGATCATCGGCGGACGCATGGGGCTGGAGAATGCCGAGGTTTGACGATGGGCAACAACGGACGAATCGTTCAGATAATCGGGTCCACTTTTGACGCCCTGTTCGAGCAGGACCAGGTGCCCGCGATCTACAACGCGCTGGTCGTCGAACACGGCGACGGCGCCACGCCGGTCCACCTGACCGGCGAAGTGCAGCAGCATCTCGGCGGCGGACGCGTGCGGTGCGTGGCCCTGGGCAGCACCGACGGGCTCGTGCGGGGCATGCCCGTCCGCGACACCGGAAAGCCCGTCGAAGTGCCCGTCGGCAAGCCCGTGCTGGGGCGCGTGTTCAACCTGCTGGGCGAACCGATCGACGGCAAGGGCCCGGTCAAGGCCGACCAGTACCGCTCGATCCACGCCCCGCCGCCGGATTTCGAGTCGCTGACGCCCAAGAGCGAGCTGTTCGAGACGGGCATCAAGGTCATCGATCTGCTGGCCCCGTTCGTGCGCGGCGGCAAGACGGGCCTCTTCGGCGGGGCCGGGCTGGGCAAGACCGTCATCATCCAGGAGCTCATCACGCGCATCGCTACGCGCCACGGCGGCTACAGCGTCTTCGCCGGCGTCGGCGAGCGAACGCGCGAAGGCAACGACATGTGGGTCGAGATGCAGGAAACGGCCCTGGGCAACACCGGTCAGAAACTCATCGACCGCACGGCCATGGTCTTCGGTCAGATGAACGAACCGCCCGGGGCTCGCCTCCGCGTGGCGCTGTCGGCGCTGACGATCGCCGAATACTTCCGCGACAGCGGCGCCGAGACGCTGTTGTTCATCGACAACGTGTTCCGATTCAGCCAGGCCGGAAGCGAAGTCTCGGCCCTGCTGGGACGCATGCCCTCTGCCGTGGGGTATCAGCCCACGCTGGCCACCGAAATGGGCGAACTGCAGGAGCGTATCACCTCGACCAAGCGCGGGGCTATCACGTCAGTGCAGGCGGTGTACGTGCCCGCCGACGACATGACCGACCCGGCGGCCGCCACGGCCGTCACGCACCTGGACGCCTTCATCGTGCTGGAGCGGTCGATCGTCGAGAAGGGCATCTATCCCGCGGTGGACCCGCTGGCGAGCTCCTCGCGCATCCTCGACGCGAACATCGTCGGCGAGGAGCACTACCGCACAGCCCGGCGGGTGCAGGAGATCCTCCAGCGCTATCGCGATCTGCAGGACCTCATCGCCATCCTGGGCGTAGACGAACTGAGCGAGGAAGACAAGAGCACCGTCGCCCGAGCCCGACGCATCGAGCGGTTCCTCTCCCAGCCGTTCCTGGTCAGCGAAGTCTTCACCGGAAAGCCCGGAAACGTCACGCCGCTGGCCGACACCGTCCGATCCTTCAAGGAAATCTGCGACGGAAAGTGGGACCACCTGCCCGAAC encodes:
- a CDS encoding aspartate carbamoyltransferase catalytic subunit, whose amino-acid sequence is MAKKLSTSSRKTKSVPAQAAAEPAPEALVWRRKDLLGLDELSPAEITHILDTAETFKEVSTRSIKKVPALRGKVVALMFFEDSTRTRMSFELAASRLSADTLLFTSKGSSVTKGETTLDTARNVAAMGVDIFVIRHGQSGAPHLLASNLQASVVNAGDGSHEHPTQGLLDIFTMRQRLGGIEGLKVALVGDIAHSRVARSNILGLTKLGAQVTVVGPPTLVPAAIASMGCTVCTSLDEVLGEVDVINMLRIQFERFGGGLFPSLREYSRLYGMNGQRLKRCKKDVLIMHPGPINRGVEITSDVADGPNSCILQQVTNGLAIRMAVLYLVSQGNE
- the pyrR gene encoding bifunctional pyr operon transcriptional regulator/uracil phosphoribosyltransferase PyrR, encoding MKKILNAVQVQTAVKRLFEAVVDQLPADRPIAVVGIRTRGETLAARIVEFLRAQGRTVEHGVLDITFYRDDLSRSRGAPLVKATEINFDLDNAWTLLVDDVLQTGRSIRAALDALHDFGRPSVVRLAVLIDRGGRELPIAADFVGKTIKAAPQDRVQVRLEENDGEEAVYIIKKD
- a CDS encoding radical SAM protein, with protein sequence MVSPLGKKLRLFRAWSSRHPVWCAWQVTYRCNFRCRFCSYWHDPAGLAAEHPVSDYETGSAKLARWGSLLVSLAGGEPLLRHDLPEIVRAVGRYHFPFVTTNGWLATAAVADALMAAGLWGVSISIDYADPARHDKARHAPGAWEQAWRAVEMFSKARRHKWQRVNVIAVLMQDNLDDIAPLIEMAARRNAYFMVQPYGHLKTGSRSHAHDDGPVSQYLVNLRKTCPNFLSNPWYLGQFDRFLRGGVPDCRAGRAFFNIDATGEVAICVERRHDPVGNLYTDHPQVIMDRLRRASENNPCTECWYNCRGETESLYRPEALIASLPTLFYDRGAPVQDKD
- a CDS encoding AtpZ/AtpI family protein yields the protein MNEHRHPVWRYGPVGLEFGVTVAGCALLGVWVDRRLNWAPTATIVLTIVGFAGGLWRLLRQVKSLSDDHDRKST
- a CDS encoding F0F1 ATP synthase subunit A — encoded protein: MIDHPWPHGQVTLGPLTLTLMSSGIATMILVAVLLSIVVPVLVRRRAETPHGGYNFVEAIVVFVRDMIARPALGDRAYRYLPLLLTLFVFILGLNLIGLVPISSLLRMAGLDAHLLGGPTTSVPAITGALAMVSLAAILIGGLWESAHRQHLARGWPVWLCVAMSPLLWAWSITPKVPGVAGVMLAPLLMVLEVLGALVKVFALMIRLFANMLSGHTMIAILVMLGLQALDNALRENLAMVPLSVLPILGGVLINLLDVLVAVLQAYIFTFLSAIYLGLYAGGGH
- the atpE gene encoding ATP synthase F0 subunit C, which gives rise to MGACLGAALAAVGAGLGIGKIGASCMDAIARQPEAGSSLFAPMVVAAAMVEGLGLFAIVVCLIALVTK
- the atpF gene encoding F0F1 ATP synthase subunit B is translated as MASTCRMMTFVAALLWAGACCADGPPLPTAQAPGAGAGGAPAERGPTQFTPGDLGQSIASLLIFAGLMAILGKYAWKPIVKQLQTREELIAQRVRRAEEAKTNAEAFLETSRAGVEKARSEAHALVAQARKESEDLRDCILHQARDEADTVAENARRDVETARRDAMAQLQVTTAELAGEIAAEALKRQIDPQQQQRLVEESLKIIRTAAGEQ
- the atpH gene encoding ATP synthase F1 subunit delta yields the protein MSAASRDMSADAQTRTRRCADALLDILGADGPADRLLQELQSLDALQEEVAAMEELLIGQNLTEQRRQELIAAMFASRKQRFESPRGSLTMLRSLGQELAQAVEWRRHKLPVTLITAVPLTDEQVEDVSTQLQTALGAELRLTASVDASIVGGAVVKVGQSVYDASVAGRLRRVRDELKARLSNRRGGEQTKEGGQ
- the atpG gene encoding ATP synthase F1 subunit gamma; translated protein: MAKSREILKRRRAVGNIRTVTRAMEMVASSRYSKAHARALASQPHTAALVQLVSDVADSGGFEGEQHPLLTHNKGVSLRALLVIASSRGLCGPYNNLVLREAMRCYRRMQEQGQVELHVVGRRGVNHFRAVGITIDRVHPDLGDFPEYAQVGRLAEQFMNQYRQGRIAGLEVAFMQYHSAARQRAMCIQLLPMTEHPQGAASPKKHDAYEFTPSREEVVRHLLPATLRMQMYQCFLDAAVSEQISRMRAMRNAVENADEMLHQLTVRYNRARQQQITTELAEIIGGRMGLENAEV
- the atpD gene encoding F0F1 ATP synthase subunit beta; this translates as MGNNGRIVQIIGSTFDALFEQDQVPAIYNALVVEHGDGATPVHLTGEVQQHLGGGRVRCVALGSTDGLVRGMPVRDTGKPVEVPVGKPVLGRVFNLLGEPIDGKGPVKADQYRSIHAPPPDFESLTPKSELFETGIKVIDLLAPFVRGGKTGLFGGAGLGKTVIIQELITRIATRHGGYSVFAGVGERTREGNDMWVEMQETALGNTGQKLIDRTAMVFGQMNEPPGARLRVALSALTIAEYFRDSGAETLLFIDNVFRFSQAGSEVSALLGRMPSAVGYQPTLATEMGELQERITSTKRGAITSVQAVYVPADDMTDPAAATAVTHLDAFIVLERSIVEKGIYPAVDPLASSSRILDANIVGEEHYRTARRVQEILQRYRDLQDLIAILGVDELSEEDKSTVARARRIERFLSQPFLVSEVFTGKPGNVTPLADTVRSFKEICDGKWDHLPEQAFMYVGAVEEAAEQAEKLKKQE